The window TGTCGAGAACGTCCGACGACGTCATGCCTTGGTGTACGAAACGGGCATCAGATCCGATAAATTCGGCAAGGTGCGTCAAAAAGGCAATTACGTCGTGTTTGGTGACGGCTTCGATTTCGTCAATTCGCGCAACGTCGAAATTGGCGGCTGATCCCTTTTCCCAGATCGTTTTCGCCGCACTTTCCGGAATTAGCCCGATTTGCGCACACGCAGTTGCAGCATGAGCTTCAATTTCAAACCAGATACGAAAGCGTGTTTGCGGTTCCCAAATGCGGGTCATTTCTTGGCGCGAGTAACGTGGAATCATAAGCTAAATCCTTGATGCAACGACGGGATGCGTAGCAGAGCGCGAATGGCGCAGCAATCAATCGAGGCGCTATTTCCGCGAACGTCTTTGCCTGAAGGTCGCTTCGAATAGAGGCCGGGGCTGCTAACGATCTGAAACAATTCGTGAAGCAGAGGCGCAAGTCATCGTCGAGCTTCAGCCATGAAGCGAGCCGCTAGATACGAGCGTTGCCTGTGGAGAGCGGAATTTCTGTTCAGATTATATTCACAGCGTCAAAGACACACTCAGCGAAATCGTTGATGTTGGGCTTAACAGCCCATTCTATTCAAACATCGGCGACCATACATTTACGGGGTAATGAGTCGAAAGGTTTGACGAGAGGTAAGGCGTCGCCTTTCGAAAAATGAAAGCGGGAGACTAGAAGGATATGGCACAACAGATGGGCAGCGGTGAATTCGCCGAATTGGTCCACCAGATGGAACAGTCAGACGACGATCCGCGCCAATGCTACGCACTCGTGAAAAAGAGGATCACTGAGTTTCGTCGTTCTGGTAAGGCCGTTCCGGATGAGCTTTCGAGGCTCGAACGGCGCTTTTTGACGGAATGCATGTCGGCGTCCCAGGGACGTTAACTTCAGCCGCCTCACCGGCGGGATCGATTTCAGCACCGGCATTGCGCCGGCGTATATATGGACCGCGCATTGGGATGTGCGATCCACCCATCCCTTGATTTCAAAGCCAGCGCTTTTTTCGATTTTCGCGCGGCGTTCTCTACCCGACTTTTTGTTCACTTTTGCTTTGCCGCGTTCGCGCGAAAGCGGATCCGCGTCCGCTATCGGAATGCGAGATCGACCCCGCGGCGCATCGTCGGCTTAGATGATGTTATGTGTGCCGTCGCAGAACGGTTCGTCGTCCGTCGCTTTGCAGCCGCAGATGTTAAACGTGCCGTTGTGGTCGACGGTGAACTGCATGGGCTGAAAGCTGGTGCCCTCATGCGACCCATCGCAAAAGGGCTGCGTCTTCGACCGTCCGCAACGGCAGTACCAGTATTCCTCGCCCTGGACCAATTCGACCTGATACGGCCCGGTCTGCGCGACGACCGCCTCATCTTCCGACATGTCAATCCTCCTGCCCAGTCTCCCGCATGTCCGAGAGGCCGGGTGCCCGACTTTCCGTTCTGGCTATCGGGTTTGGAGGAACGGGGCAAGGCGACAACCTGGATTTGGGTGTATGGGATCCCAAGCGGCCCGAGGCAATTTTGGGAACCCCCGGATGGATTTAGCTGCGTTGTAGACATCTGGGGGCGGCTGAGCGAAGCTTCGCGCCGCGCCGGAGGCTGCAAGGGGGGAACCAAGCGGACTCGGGGTTTGTCGATTTTGCGCGGCTTGGCACCGATAGGTCGGAGAGGCTAGCCGCGCTGGGGACCAGGGGATCCATCGCTGATGCGCCAGCTCTTTCGGAAGAAGCCTGTAGGTTACGACGACTCCGACTTCGGACTGCGGCGCTGCCTCAGTGCGTTCGATCTCACTCTTCTCGGTGTCGGGGCCATCATCGGTACCGGCATTTTTGTTTTAACGGGACACGCGGCCGCGGTGCAGTCTGGGCCGGGTGTGGTTCTCTCGTTCATGGTGGCCGGGCTCGCGTGTGCTTTCGCTGCGCTGTCCTATGCGGAGCTCGCTTCCAGTGTCGGCGGTTGCGGCAGCGCCTACGGTTACAGCTACGCGGCGTTCGGCGAGTTGCTCGCCTGGATTATCGCGTGGGATCTCATCCTTGAATACGGTGTCTCGGTCGCCGCGGTCGCGAACGGCTGGTCCGGGTATTTGAACAACGGCCTGGAGGCGATAGGCTTCGGGCTGCCTGAGCCTCTAACGCGCGGACCTACGGCGCTGGCCTGGAATGGGTATCTTGGCGGCGCGCTCGAATGGTTCGGATTCGATCCGCACGCTGATGCAATTCAGAAAGCCGGGATGGGCGGTATCATCAACCTCCCCGCATTCCTCATCATCATCGCTCTGATGGTTCTTCTGATTATCGGCGTGAAAGAGAGTGCGCGGATCAACGCGGCGGCGGTTGCGATCAAGCTCGTGGCAATCACGATTTTCATTGCGGTGGCGGTGTTCAACGTCAATCCGGAGAACTGGTCGCCCTTCCTGCCGTTCGGCTGGTTCAGTCATGACGTAGACGGCAAGCCGATTGGTGTGCTCGCCGGGGCGTCGATCGTCTTCTTCGCGTATGTCGGGTTCGATGCGGTGTCGACCGCAGTAGAAGAAGCGCACGATCCTCAACGCAGCGTCCCGAGAGGCATCATTGCGGCGCTCGTGTTCTGCACGGTCATCTATGTGATCGTGTCGGCCTTGATGACGGGCATCGTGCCTTACACCGTTCTCAATGTGCCTTCGCCAGCATCTGAATCCCTTCTTCGCATCGGCCACAGCACGGCTGCGGGGCTCGTTGCGGCTGGTGTTATTGCCGGTCTCTCGACGGTGATGCTCGTTCTCTATTATGCGCTGACACGCATCATCGTCGGCGTGTCGCGCGATGGGCTGCTGCCGTCGTTCTTCACCGTCGTCCATCCGAAAACGCAGACACCCGTCCGGACGACCGTTATCACCGGTCTCGTCATGGCAACGATGGCCGGGTTCATTCCGCTCGGTATTCTGGCGGAACTGGTCAACATCGGCACGCTCGCGGCGTTCGTGATGGTGTGCGCGGGTGTGATCGTTCTGCGGTCGACCCATCCCGACATGCCGCGGCCGTTCAAGACGCCAGGAGGCATTCTCCTGCCGATTTGCGGCGTGATCTCATGCGGGGCATTGATACTGTTCCTGCCGTACGAAACACATCTGCGCTTCCTTGGCTGGCTCGCGGTCGGACTGGTGATCTACTTCGTTTATTCGATCCGCAACAGCAAGCTGGCCACCGCCTAACGGCGAGGTGGCGGGCCGGCTAATCGAAAAGCCGCTTCGCTGCTTCATGTGGCGACAGCGTACCTGACAGAACCGCGTCGGCGAGGGGATCGAGACCGCTCGGTCCGCCGACCTTGATGCGTTCGGCGACAATGTCGGAAGCAGCGCGCGCGATCAGGTAGCGGGCGCGTCTACGGCGGCGGCTGACCGGATCGGCGGCGTGGACGCGCGTGCCGATGTCGGCGAGTGTCTTCAGGAGTTCGGGAACGCCGTCACCGTTGAGAGCGCTCGTTTTCAGAACCGGCACTTTCTCTGCCATCGTCGCGCGGATCGACAGAGCGCCCGCGAGTTGATGCATCGTTTGATCGGCGCCGGGCCGATCCCCTTTATTGACGACGATGACGTCGGCAATTTCGAGCAATCCGGATTTCATCGCCTGAATGTCGTCACCGAGACCTGGCGCGGCGATGACGACGCGGATATCGGCAACTTCGGCGACGTCGATCTCATTCTGGCCGGTGCCGACGGTTTCCAGAAGGATGACGTCGAAACCTGCGCCGTCCATCGCATCGATGATGCGGACAGCGGCGGGCGACAGGCCACCGAGATATCCGCGCGAGGCGAGCGAGCGGACGAACACGCCATCGTCGTCGAGTGCCGCCGTCATGCGAATGCGGTCGCCAAGTATTGCGCCACCGGAGATGGGGCTCGACGGATCGACTGCGATGACGCCGACGGTTTTTCCGTCCTTGCGCATCTCGGCGATGATGGCGTTGACGAGAGTCGACTTGCCAGCCCCTGGGGGGCCGGTGAAGCCCAGCACAAGCGAATGGCCGAGGTGAGGATTGAGCGCCTTGAGAAGCGCGGGAGCGGAATCGGACAGGCGCTCGAGTTCCGTGATGACGCTTGCGATAGCGCGGCGTTCGCCCGCTCGCATGCGTTCGATCGTGTTGGGAACGTCGCCGTTTGGGATGCGCCCAACCGGGGGGCGGATGTCTCTCGTCGTGTCGGTCATAAGCGCTGATAAGGGCCGTGTGACTAATAAGCAATGGTCGTGCGCGGACCATGCGCCGCTCTTTGTTTAATTGTGTATAGCGTGAGCATCACACTTTTGGCGTGTGGCCGCATGCCTCAAGCTCGAACTCGTGTTGAGAGTTGGGGCGGGGGATCGCATGTTGAGTGAAAGCTCCAGCGGGAAGATGGGGCATTATCGGCCGGACATTGATGGGCTGCGCGCGCTCGCGGTTCTCGGCGTCGTCGCCTATCATTTCGGCATCGGCGGGATCTCTGGGGGCTACGGTGGCGTCGACGTCTTCTTCGTGATTTCCGGATTTCTGATTGCTGGGCTTATCAAGGTTGAACTCGAACACGGTACGTTTTCTATCGCGAATTTTTACGTTCGGCGTATGCGCAGAATTCTCCCGGCGCTCGTCGTGTGCATGCTGGCGACTACTATTGTCGCGTCGCTCATCCTGTTTCCCTCCGATTTTGAAGTCTTCGGCAAAAGCTTGGCCCGCGTGGCTACTGCAACGTCCAATATCTTCTTTGGTCGCAAGGCGGGTGATTACTTCGGCGACGTTGCCGCCGATAATCCGGTGCTGCATACGTGGTCGCTCAGCGTCGAGGAACAGTTCTACGCGGGCTTGCCCCTGCTGCTTTTGCTTGTATTCAGATTTCGTCGGGCATCCATTTTGCCGTTGCTATGGGTGATTGCTTTGGCATCGCTTGCCTACAGCGTGCGCGGCGTTGCCCTCTTTCCTGAGAAGGCTTTCTTTTCGACGGCGGGCCGTGTCTGGGAGTTGCTGGTGGGCGTGCTTCTCGCGTTCGGCGCGGTGCCTGTCATACGTCGTCATGCCGCGCGTGAAGCGGCTGCGTTTATCGGGCTCGCACTGATCGCATCATGCTATTTCTTTTATACTTCGGAAACTTCCTTTCCCGGGTTGGCCGCGCTGCCATTCTGCCTTGGTGCGGGGCTTATCATTCACTCGGGAAGCGCTGAGACGCCGACGATGGTTGGGCGGGTGCTGTCATCTCGATTGGCGGTGGGCATCGGGCTCATTTCATATTCCGTCTACCTCTGGCACTGGCCGCTGATTGTTTTCGCTCGCTACAGGTTTCCGCTGGAATTTGCCGCGGACGCACCATCGCGCCTCGGGTTGGCGTTGTTTCTGGTCGTGCTGAGCTTGGTTCTTGGCTATCTTTCCTGGCTGTTCATTGAGCAGCCCTTCCGGCGCAAGCGCTCCAGATCGTCACCGGTCTTCGCGCACCGGCCGCAGCTTACGGTGTTTGCGGCTTCCGCCCTCGCAGTTCTTCTCTTGTCTGGTACGGCGCGCGCAGTGGTGGCTTGGCCAAAAGCCTTTCAACAATGGTCTCCAGCGGCTGAGCAGATGGCGATGGTTGAGAAGCGATGGGCCAAAGCAGCCGATATTGCCCGGCCGGTCGATACCGAGAACGGGCGTGCGAGCCGCTTGCATGAGGTGGGCCGCGCAACGACACCGCCGGACACTATTTTTTGGGGCGATAGCCATATGCTGGCAATGCTTCCTGGTATTGCGCGCTATGCGGAAGAAACTGGTCGGCGCGTTCTTGTGGCGCCGCATCCCGCATGTGGACCTCTTATGGGCGTTACGTATTACATTGCCGTCGCCAAGACATGCCGTGAGATCAAT is drawn from Hyphomicrobium methylovorum and contains these coding sequences:
- a CDS encoding CDGSH iron-sulfur domain-containing protein is translated as MSEDEAVVAQTGPYQVELVQGEEYWYCRCGRSKTQPFCDGSHEGTSFQPMQFTVDHNGTFNICGCKATDDEPFCDGTHNII
- a CDS encoding amino acid permease, producing the protein MRQLFRKKPVGYDDSDFGLRRCLSAFDLTLLGVGAIIGTGIFVLTGHAAAVQSGPGVVLSFMVAGLACAFAALSYAELASSVGGCGSAYGYSYAAFGELLAWIIAWDLILEYGVSVAAVANGWSGYLNNGLEAIGFGLPEPLTRGPTALAWNGYLGGALEWFGFDPHADAIQKAGMGGIINLPAFLIIIALMVLLIIGVKESARINAAAVAIKLVAITIFIAVAVFNVNPENWSPFLPFGWFSHDVDGKPIGVLAGASIVFFAYVGFDAVSTAVEEAHDPQRSVPRGIIAALVFCTVIYVIVSALMTGIVPYTVLNVPSPASESLLRIGHSTAAGLVAAGVIAGLSTVMLVLYYALTRIIVGVSRDGLLPSFFTVVHPKTQTPVRTTVITGLVMATMAGFIPLGILAELVNIGTLAAFVMVCAGVIVLRSTHPDMPRPFKTPGGILLPICGVISCGALILFLPYETHLRFLGWLAVGLVIYFVYSIRNSKLATA
- the meaB gene encoding methylmalonyl Co-A mutase-associated GTPase MeaB, encoding MTDTTRDIRPPVGRIPNGDVPNTIERMRAGERRAIASVITELERLSDSAPALLKALNPHLGHSLVLGFTGPPGAGKSTLVNAIIAEMRKDGKTVGVIAVDPSSPISGGAILGDRIRMTAALDDDGVFVRSLASRGYLGGLSPAAVRIIDAMDGAGFDVILLETVGTGQNEIDVAEVADIRVVIAAPGLGDDIQAMKSGLLEIADVIVVNKGDRPGADQTMHQLAGALSIRATMAEKVPVLKTSALNGDGVPELLKTLADIGTRVHAADPVSRRRRRARYLIARAASDIVAERIKVGGPSGLDPLADAVLSGTLSPHEAAKRLFD
- a CDS encoding acyltransferase family protein encodes the protein MLSESSSGKMGHYRPDIDGLRALAVLGVVAYHFGIGGISGGYGGVDVFFVISGFLIAGLIKVELEHGTFSIANFYVRRMRRILPALVVCMLATTIVASLILFPSDFEVFGKSLARVATATSNIFFGRKAGDYFGDVAADNPVLHTWSLSVEEQFYAGLPLLLLLVFRFRRASILPLLWVIALASLAYSVRGVALFPEKAFFSTAGRVWELLVGVLLAFGAVPVIRRHAAREAAAFIGLALIASCYFFYTSETSFPGLAALPFCLGAGLIIHSGSAETPTMVGRVLSSRLAVGIGLISYSVYLWHWPLIVFARYRFPLEFAADAPSRLGLALFLVVLSLVLGYLSWLFIEQPFRRKRSRSSPVFAHRPQLTVFAASALAVLLLSGTARAVVAWPKAFQQWSPAAEQMAMVEKRWAKAADIARPVDTENGRASRLHEVGRATTPPDTIFWGDSHMLAMLPGIARYAEETGRRVLVAPHPACGPLMGVTYYIAVAKTCREINDASLIAASAPNVKRVVLGARWASIAEFVRQDEDGEIFYGRGRGDGRAFAIALERTVRQLADLGREVVIFGPVPEQSFNVMSAYARHLAWGQPLPKPVTRKMFLEHERSILPLLARLDEIENVRVIYPHERFCDGDVCKYMKGDEVMYFDDNHINAVGAVQLNDMYAEVFKESGTRDIATGSTKRLTAD